The DNA segment GAGTCAGGTCATTGAACCAGGAACCTATGAGTTTTTAATTGGGGCATCCTCTACAGACATAAAATTTTCTAGCTTAATAGAGCTCAAAGGTGAGGAGATAAAATTACCACTAAAGAATATATTCTTTTCAGAAACGCTAATAAACTAACATGAAAAATTACCTTCTTTTTGTCTTATTTATCCTTTTGAATAACAGTCTATCGGCCCAACAGGTTACCGGTGAACTTAAGGTATGGCATACTGTTACTATCACTTTCGATGGACCAGATACTTACGAAAAGGATCCTATCAATCCTTTTTTAGATTATCGCTTAGACGTTACATTTTCGAATGGGAAAGAACAATTTGTAATACCTGGTTTTTATGCAGCTGATGGAAATGCAGCAGAAACTAGTGCGGATAAAGGAAACAAATGGAGAGTGCGCTTTACACCAAATGACATCGGAGAATGGTCTTACCATGCGACTTTCATTAAAGGTAAAAACTGTGCTGTTGCTGAAGATGTATCTTCCTTTCAAAAAGTTAAGCTCGATGGTGAAAAAGGGAACTTTCATATTTTAGCATCTGATAAAGAGGGAGTTGACTTAAGGGGAAAAGGTAGGCTAAAACCTTCTAATACCCATTATTTACAGTTTGAAGGAACAAAAGAATATTTTATTAAAGGAGGAGCGAATAGTCCAGAAGATTTATTAGGGTACTTTGAATTTGATGGAACTCCTCAAAAACATCGATTTGAAAAACACATTCCAGAATGGACGGATGAAGATATTACTTGGCAGAATGGAAAAGGAAAAGGTATTATTGGTGGACTAAATTACCTTTCTTCTAAAGGAATAAATACGGTATACTTTCTGACGATGAATGTAATGGGTGATGGTAAAAATGTTTGGCCTTGGACGGAAGAACATGAACGCTACCGTTTCGATGTCAGTAAACTAGCTCAGTGGGAAATGGTATTTTCTCATATGGATAAGAAGGGATTAGTAAAACATATCATCACACAAGAAACAGAAAATGAATGCCTATTGGATATGGGTTATACGGGGATTCAAAGAAAACTATATTACCGAGAATTAGTTGCAAGGTTTGCTCATCATCCAGGAATTATTTGGAATATGGGAGAGGAAAATGGAATTACGCACTGGTCTCCTGTTGGACAAACAGAAAAGATGCGTATTAAAATGATCGAATATATGAAAGGTTTGGATCCTTACGGCAATACTATTGCGATCCATACTTTACCTACTGAAAAAGATCATGATCGTACAGTTACACCTTTACTAGGCAATAAGTCTTTAGATGGGCTGTCATTTCAAATTCACAACTTATTCCATACGTATGAAACGACATTAAAATGGAGAGAGGCCTCTGAATCTTCGGGGAAGAAGTGGGTAGTATGGTTAGATGAAATTGGCCCTGCTGGAAAAGGAGTATTACCCGATGATTTTCCTGCTCAACAAGATACAGTCCGCAAAGAAGTCATTTGGGCAAACCTGATGGCCGGCGGAGGTGGGGTCGAACATTACTTTGGATATAAGTATCCGCATAATGATCTGAATTGTGAAGATTGGTATACAAGAGATAGAATTTGGGATATGACGTTTTATGCTACAGACTTTTTCCAGAAATATCTGCCATTTACAAAAATGAAAGCGGATAATAGTCTTATCGATACAAAAGATAGCTACTGTTTTGCATTAACAGGTCAGGTATATTGTATTTATCTCAAAAATGGAGGCCAACCAACTATCGATTTGTCAGATGCCCCGTTTAACTTTTCAGTGAATTGGTATAATCCAAGAAAAGGAGGAGAGTTAATTAAATCGAAGATCAAAAAAGTTAAAGGCGGACAAAGGGTTTCATTGGGAGCTTCTCCAACTTTAGATGAAGATTGGGTGGTTTTGGTGAGGAGAATAAATTAAGGTTAATTTTTATTTCATGAAATAAATGACTAAATAGTAATGTCGAAACAAAACTAGAATAATCAACTTGACTATGGTTTTACTCTTTTAAATTCATTGAGAATGAAAACTTATAGTTGTGTACTTTTATTATCAGTACTTTACGGGTTATTCAGTTGTACAAATCAAACATCTTCTTCTTCAAAAACACCACTTACCCTCAAAGAGGCTTATAAGGATAAATTTCTTATAGGTACTGCTTTAAATACGGACCATACCAATGGTTCAGAAAAATCAACATCTTTATTAATAGAAGAACAATTTAACACCATTGTTGCCGAAAATTGTATGAAACCTGAGGAGGTACATCCTTCAGAAAATATTTACGATTTTAGGAAAGCAGATCAGTTTGTAGAATACGGTGAGAAACACAATATGTTTATCGTGGGGCATACATTAATATGGCATTCTCAGGTACCAGATTGGTTTTTTGAAAATGAAGATGGAACAACATGTTCAAGAGAACGCTTGATAGAGCGTATGCGAGAGCATATTTATACAGTAGTAGGTCGTTATAAAGGACGAATCCATGCTTGGGATGTTGTTAATGAGGCCATTGATGATTTAGAAGGCTTAAGAAAAAGTAAATGGTATCAAATTATAGGAGAAGATTATATAGAACTTGCCTTCCAATTTGCCCACGAAGCAGACCCCAATGCCGAGTTATATTACAATGACTATTCATTGATATTATCACATAGAAGAGAGGAGGCGGTCAAACTTATCAAAAAATTACAAGAAAAAGAGATTAAAGTTGATGGTATCGGAATGCAAGCACATTATGGTTTAGATTATGTGAAAATTCCTGATTTTGAGAGAAGTATTACCGAATTTTCAGCACTAAATATAAAGGTAATGCTAACAGAATTAGACATTTCTGTCTTACCATTTCCTACAGAAAAAATTTCAGCAGAAATATCTCAGAAGTATGAAATGTTACCAGAGTATAATCCTTATACTGATACACTTCCAGATAGTATACAGCAACAGTTAGCACAAAACTATGTTGATCTTTTTAAGGTGTTATTGAAATATGAAGATAAAGTAAGTCGGATAACATTTTGGGGCGTAAATGATGAACATTCTTGGAGAAACGATTGGCCAATAGAAGGAAGAACGGATCATCCTTTATTGTTTGATCGAAACAATCAGCCTAAAGAAGCTTATTATTCAATTATTGAATTAGGCGAAGCGGCAAACAATACAAAAAAACAGGTACTATAAGCCATCGTTTATATTAATACCATGATCACGGTCCTCATCATGGATAATGATGTGTTTCATTTTTTTATCTATTAATTTCTCAGTATTATTATAAAAATATGAAATGAACCGTGATCTCTTTTTTTATTTAATCAACGATTACTACTTAGACTATATATGAAGTATTATGTACTATTTTTTATTCTATTACTATCGTCTAGGATCGCAATATGCCAACAAAATGAATTCATAAAATTAAATTTGAATACAGATGGAAGGCCAATAACAGATATAAATTTAGACGATGAAGGCTTCCTGTGGGTTGGAACTTTTGGAAATGGAATTTATAAATACGACGGACTGAACTATGAGTTGTTCAATAATTCATTTAACGATTCCTCTAAGCTTAATGATAATTTTGTGAGATGCTCTCTAATTGATAGGGACAAAAACTTATGGGTTGGAACAAATAAAGGAATTAGTATTTACAGTAAGGAAAACAATCACTTTAAGTCCATTTCAGTGGATGATCAAAGAGATGTAGTGACTTTTGAGATGATTGAAACGAAAGATCAATCACTACTATTATGTACCAATTCTAAAGGTCTTTATCAGAAGACATTAGACAATAACATTATTTACTACCCAATAGAGACTGCATTAGAGGAATACTTTAAGATCAATTCAATTGCTACAAAAAATTATAGTGATTATTACTTAGCAACAAATCAAGGATTGTTTGTTTTTAATGATCAGAACAAAACGTATAAAAGGCTGAACCTAAAAGAGGTAGAAGCCAATGTAAGTATTCAAAAAGTACATATAACTCCATCCGGTCATCTTTGGATAGGCACGGTTGAAAAAGGAGTGTATATGGTTGATTTAAAGAATAATACTACCCGAAAATATCCTATTACAAATGCTAGAGTGATGGACTTTAGTGAAAGTAAATGGGGGATTTTTGCAGCAACAGAAAACGATGGGGTTTTTATCTTTAAAGAAGATGGAACCTATAAGCACCTGGAAGCTGATGCAAAAAAAGAAAATGCTTTAGCATCCAATTCTGTTTGGTCGATACATACTGTAGATCAGACTATTGTTCTGATGGGATATTACGAATTTGGGCTAGGCTTATTTGACCCTAATTTTTATAAGTTCAATCAATTAACACATGATCCGTACAATAAAAATTCTTTAGGAACGTCTTCTGTCAATAGTATCGTTATCGGTAAAAATAATGTCTTGTGGATAGGACAAGATGGAGGAGGTATAACGAAATATGAAAAGGATAATGAGAAGTATACGGTAATTAATACGTTACACCATAATCTAGTAAAAGGGTTAAAAAGTGATGCCGTTCAGGCACTATTTAGGGATAGTAAAGGACAAGCTTGGATAGCTACTTGGGGGAATGGCATTTATCATTTATCAAAAGGGAATGACCATTTTACTAACCTCACAAAGGCTAACTCAGGACTGTCTTCTGATAGGATTATTTATTTTGATGAAGATACAAAAGGTAGAATTTGGATTGCTACTTTCGATAGAGGAGTTTGTTATTACGATCAGTCAGATAACATGGTACACTATCCAAATGACGGGGACTTTGTATCGACAAGTTTATCCACAAAAGATGTGAGAAAAGTCCTTGTAGATGACAAGGATAATGTTTGGGTTGCATCAACAGAAGGTCTATTTTTTATCAATACGGCTAGTGTTCCTTTTAAAGTGAAAAGAGTATTACAAGGACAATTAGGAGGCGATAATATTCTGTCCATTTATATCAGTAATGACAACCAACTTTGGATTGGTACAGATGGCGGTGGACTGTATAGTTATGATTTGGGCTCTAAAAAATTAACTGCCTTTAATGGTAGTGATAAAATCAATAGGAGAGTAATTTGTGGCATCGTTGAAGATAATTCTGGTAATATATGGGTTACTAGTAAGAATGGAATAGGTGTTATTCAAAAATGGAACAATTCCATCAGATACTTTTCGCAGAAAGATGGTTTAGTTTCTGAAAACTTTAATTACAATGCTGTCACTTTCGATAGTACTTCCAATACAATTTATGCCGGTTCTATCAAGGGACTTAACTTTATCAATACTTCGATTATTAGGCCACAGGAATGTGAAGCAAAAATTTTCCTGAACTCTATCAATATACATCAAACCAACTTTCAAGATGATCATCATAAAGTAAGGAAGAAAATTAGTACAGGCGATAAGATTATCTTATCTCAAGAAGAGAATATCTTTTCTATTGATTTTACGGGTATTGACTTTCCTTATTCGGATAAAATCAATTTTGCTTATTATCTAGAAGGACCTGAGAAAACATGGAATTATGTAGGAGCAAACCGTAGTGTCACCTATACGTCCTTACCCAAAGGAGATTATGTTTTTCATTTAAAAGGAATGGATAATAATGGAGTTTGGTCTGAAGAAAAAACGTTAGAAATTGAAGTACTCCCTTATTGGTACCAATCAAATCTAGCGATTGGAGTTTACATCCTCTTATTTTTACTTGGGTTATATATTTTGAATAGCTTAATGAAAGCGAGAGTAAGAATATTGGAAGAAGCGAAAGGCGAAAGAGAAAGACGTTTACATGAAGAAGAACTTACAAAAGCTAAGCTTCGATTCTTTACCAACATATCTCATGAGTTTAGAACACCGCTGACTTTGATATTAAATCCCATCACTGATATGTTGTCAGGGCAATATTCGACTCAACAGTTAAAAGAGAAGAATATATCAATTTATCGTAATGCCTTAAGGTTGAAGCATTTGATTGATGAATTGATGGATTTTAGAAAATTGAACTCAAAGAAAATTAGTTTAAAAGCACAGTTAGTAGATCCAATCGAAATCATTGAAGAATCTATTTTATTCTTTGAAGAGGAAGCTGAAAGTAGAGAAATAAATATTTCTATTATCAAAGAATATAAGAAAGAACTGAAAGTATATCTTGACGAAAGTATGATTGAAAAAATCATCTTCAATCTATTTTCAAACGCTTTTAAGCTAATGGAGAATGAAGGAGAAATTACAATTTACCTATCTATCATTGGCAATTATTTCAGGTTATCTGTGGAAGATACAGGCCCTGGTATATCTGAAGAAAATTTAGATAAAGTATTTGATAGGTTTTATCAGGTAGATTCTGTTCAAGATGCCTATTATGGAGGTACTGGTGTAGGATTGGAAGTCGTTAAACAATTTGTAGATCTACATAAAGGGAAAATATCGGTAGAAAGTACTTTAAATGTTGGAACTACATTCCATTTAGATTTTCCTATTGGTGAGGAGCATTTATCTGAAGATCAGAAATACCAGACAGAGAGTATTGTAAGGAAAAAATACACACTTCCAGTAAATGATCTCAAATCTAAAAGTCAAAATGAGACATCGTCTTCTTCTAAAAAACAATCTATATTATTGGTAGAAGATAATTACGAATTGAGGTCGTATTTAAAGGAAGTACTATATCTGAATTATAATATTTATGAAGTCAATGATGGAATGGCTGCATTGGATTTATTAGAAAATAAACCAATTGATATAATTATCTCAGATGTCATGATGCCGAAAATGAATGGTTTTGAGCTTTGTAAAAATGTAAAGAGTAACTTAAAAATCAGTCATATTCCACTTATTCTTTTAACAGCGAAGAATGATCAAGAGGATAAAATAAAGGGGATCGATTTAGGAGCAGATGCATATATTCAAAAACCTTTCGATTTAGAATTGCTTCAGGTAACAATAAAACAGCTACTTAAATCAAGGCAGATTTTGTTTGATAAATTTATTGGAAAGTTTCAGGAAAATGATTTTGAAACTGAGAACACCACCAATGTAGACAAAGAGTTTTTGAAAACGATCACAGACTATATTTATGAGAATATCTCAGATTCCAATTTAAATGTTGAACAATTATCAGAGGTGTTACATCTGAGCAGAAGCCAATTGTACAGAAAAATCAAAGCATTGACGGGTTTAACGGCAACAGTATTTATAAAAAGAATACGATTGGAAAAAGCAAAACAGATGATTCTTTCTGGGAATTCCAATATCAGTGAAGTTGGGTATCAAACAGGTTTTTCATCTCCTTCTTATTTTTCAAAATGTTATAAAGAGTACTTCAATATCTTACCAACGCAAGAAGTAAAGAATATAGAGGTCTAAGGAGATTACCATTGATCAAAAGGGTACTTATTAATTAAATAGCTCGATGATAAGTCGGGTTATTTTTTTGTATTTACCACATGTAGTTGAAAACAGTATCTTATCAGATTCCATGAAATAAAAGATATGTTGCATCAAATAAGACAAATGATGCATCATATGTCAGAATCAACATTTTTACCACAAATAGCTTCATTTTTTTTATATGTATTAAGTACGATTAATCAAATTGCAGTATGAAAAAAAAGTCAAGCGAACAAAATGTTCACTCTAGGAAATTAGTAGTACTAGAGGTCTTGGTTATTACTAGTTTAATTGGTCTAATCATTTTAATAGTAACAATTACTTAAAAGTTAGGCCAATAGTTTCGACACAATTTGATGCCCTACGGCAATTTTTTTACTTAAAAACCGAAATGAAAATATTATGAAAAAGACTGATACTTAAACAAAATTTCAAACTCTCATTTATGCTATCTCTAACTATTCGCTATAGTTTAATATATAACATATTTCTATAGTATCTGATGAATTTAATCTAGAAAATGAAATGAACAATTATTTACTTAGAGTGGGTGTACCTCATAAAGTACATCTAATGCTTACTCTATTTTGCTTTCTTCTTTTTCCTAAATTACTCTGTGCTCAAGACTCACGAATTATTAAAGGAGTTGTAGTTGATAACAATAACAGCCTACCTCTTCCTGGTGTAAATGTTTATATAGTTGGAACTACCGTTGGAACAATCACCAACTTTGATGGGGAGTACTCTCTGGAAGTTCCTTCTGATAAAACTGAGCTAGGGTTTCGATATATAGGTTACATAGATCAAACAGTAACGATCGGCAACCAAAAGAAAATTGATATTTCTTTGAGTGAAGACGTGATGCAATTAGAAGAAATTGTTGTTGTTGGATATGGTACACAGGAAAGAGCTAAAGTAACAGGTGCAATTGCAACGGTTGATTCAGAAACGATTACTTCTACTCCTGTATACACTGCAGATCAGGCCTTACAAGGTAGAGCAACTGGTGTTTCTGTAACGAATAACGGTTCTCCAGGTAGTGACCCTATTGTACAAATTCGTGGTGTTATGGGTACAAGTGGAAATAACCCTCTGATTGTAGTGGATGGTATCATTGTACAAGGTTTAGGAGATCTGAACCCTGCTGATATTGAAACGATGTCGGTATTAAAAGATGCATCTACAACGGCAATTTATGGTGCTCAAGGTGCAAATGGTGTAGTTGTAATTACGACAAAGAAAGGAAAGTCAGGTGATATTAAAATCGATATCGATGGTTACCGAGGTGTACAAATGGTCCAAAAGCAACACGAGGTAATGGAAAGAGACGATTATATCAACTATTCTCGCATGTGGGGTAATGCAGCACAAGGAAGACTCGAAAATGAAAAATATGCTGATATCAGTAAATATAATACGAATTGGCAAGATGAGATTTTCCAAAATGGAATCATTGAAAACTACAATGTAGGCTTATCAGGTGGTGGAGAAAACACCAATTATAGAATTAGCGGTAATTACATGAATCAAGAAGGTGTGTTAAAGAACACTGGAATTGAAAGATTTATGTTTAGATCAAATGCGAATTATACGAAAGGCAGATTGAAAGTGGCTCAAACTTTTTCCGTTTCATCTACAGAGAAAAAGCCTGAACAAACAAGTGCTGGACGCTCGGCCTTGGAACATGCGATAAAAATGCCTCCGTACCTTACACCGTATAATGCAAGTAACTTAGGTGGTTTTCAAGGAACAGATATTCAGTTGGACGGACAAGATGCTGAAAACCCAGTACGAGTTTTAGAGCATACGGAGATATCAAATAAGAGAGTGAACTTAATGGGAACATTATCTGCAGAACTCGAACTATTCCAAGGTTTTTCGATCAAAGGACAAGGTGGTATCGACTACTTTAACTATAACAACGATTTATTCTCACCTTCTTACGATGATGGGTCCGCTTTAGCTAGACCAACAAGGTCATTAATTGAGAAGGGGTATGGTTCTCATGCCATGATGACCTTAATTGGTCAAGCGACCTACAACAAACAATTTGGTAAGCATAATGTAAATGCTGTTGCAGTTGTGGAACGTATTGAGAAGAAAAATATGAACGCTGGTACATCAAGTTTTAATGAGATTACCAATGAGATAAAAAATACAACAAATACAGATCTTACTGGAGGTTCTTTTACTGTAGATTATGGTAAACTTGGTTACTTAGGGCGTATCAATTATGATTATGACGGAAGGTACTTATTTGCTGCTTCCTACAGAAGAGATGCTTCGTCAAGGTTTGGTAGCAATAACCGATGGGCTGGATTCTATTCTGTTTCTTTAGGTTGGAATGTATTAGATGAAGCTTTTATTCCCGATTCAGAATGGATGTCTCAACTTAAGTTAAGAGGTAGTTACGGATCTGTTGGTAACGATAATATTGGCGATTATAGATATTCAGCATCTATTGTATCAGGGAATCACAGTTATGTTTTTAATGGTGCAAATGGGGTATATCAGGCATTTGGTACTACAGCAGGAAATCTACCAAACCCAGATTTAAGATGGGAAACCACTTATATGACGAACGTTGGTGTAGACTTAGGTTTCTTTGAAGACCGACTGACTTTATCTGCTGAATATTATAAAAACGAAAGTAACGATCTACTTATCAATGTTCGACAAGTATCATCGATTGGTGGTGTAAATGCTACTCAGGCAAAAAATGCAGGGTCAGCTCAAGTAAGTGGTTTTGAATTTAACTTAGGAATCAAAAACCAGGAAAAAGCACTTAAGTGGTCTACAAACCTTAACATCAGTACAATGGAAAACATTGTCAATGATTTAGGTGGAGAAATTCTTTACGAAGGGTACTATGAAAATAACGGTTCTATTTTAAGAACAATCGAAGGTGAACCTTTAAGACATTTTTATGGGTACCAAACTCTAGGGATCTTCCGTTCATGGGAGGAGATTTACACTTCACCTGTACAAACATCAAATACGGCTCCTGGAGATATTAAGTTCAAAGATATTTCTGGCCCTGATGGTACGCCAGATGGTGTGATCGATCATTATGATCAAACAATAATTGGTAACCCAACACCTGATATTGTGTTTGGTTTGAATATGGATTTCAGTTACAAGAATTTTGACTTAAACATATTTTTTAATGGTACTTATGGTAACGAAATCTATAATACAACGAGATGGTATTTAGAAGGAGGTCAAAGATTCTTTAATGCAAATCCTAAGATGCTTGATGCTTGGACGCCTGAGAATCCAGATTCAGATGTACCAAGATTAAGCGAATCGGGTGATAATCTAAGAACATCTAATCGTTTTGTTGAAGATGGTTCATACCTAAGACTAAAGAATGTGACTCTAGGGTATACACTTCCAAAGAAAGTATTATCAAAATACATTTCGAGATGTAGATTCTATGTCAGTGGCCAAAATGTTTTTACAGTGACAAAATACTCTGGTTTGGATCCTGAAGTTGGAGCTGCTGCTGCAAGTGGTAACAACCCAGCAGAGACAGGTATTGACAGAGGTAATTACCCAACACCATTGACAATTATCGGAGGATTACAATTAAACTTCTAAACAGCATGAAAAAATCATATTATATATATTCCGTTGTCTTGATGTTAGTTTTTGGGAGTGGCTGTAGTACAGATTTCCTGAACATTTCTAATCCAAACGAACTAACAGAAGACACTTACTTTAAGAACAAATCACAGTTACAATCTTCTGTAGATGCTTCTTATGTAAACCTTCAATCTAAAGGATTATATATCCGTCATCTATTCTTTATGAATGATAATATGGGACATGAGGTGGAACTAAACCCCCAACATGAACCCGACAAGAGGCAGTATTATAATTTTACTTTTGATGCCAATCATGAAGGAATTTTCACCTATTGGGATAACTGTTTCAGAGGTATAAATAAAGCCAACTTTGTGATATCTAATCAAGAAAAGTTCGAAAATGTATCTCAAGATGATATTGATAGAGCATTAGGCGAAACTCATTTTATGAGGGCTTTCTACTACCATTTATTAGTTACAAGGTTTGGTGGTGTGCCGATCTATTCAGAATTGACAAGTACTCCTAATCCAAGAGCGACAAAAGAGGAAGTATATCAGTTTATTCTAGAAGATCTAGCGTTAGCTGCACAGCTTTTACCTGTACAAGCAAATACTGAAGGTGGAAGAGCATCTTCTGGTGCCGCTTGGGCATTAAAAGGTAAAATGCATCTATACCGTCAGGAGTGGCAGGAAGCGAAGGAAAGCTTTGAGAAAGTAACAGGTTATACATTGGTTGATGAATACAAAGACAACTTCTTAGAAGAAACAGAATATAATACGGAGTCTGTTTTCGAAGTAGGTTTTACAAGAGAGTTTGGTTGGTCAGATCAAGATACTTGGTGGGTAGAAGATGCATCGGGTATGCAGTTCGTATCTCTTAGAGGTCAAGAATATGGGTGGAATGATTGGTTTAATTCTTATCCAGGAGATGACCTATTGGATGAGTACGAAGCCAATGACCCTAGATATACTGCAAACTTCTACACTGATGGCGAATTATTTAATAATGATACAGAAGTGGTAAGCTTACCAGACCATAGAGCGGCATGGAAGAAGTACCAGAATTATTACCAAAGACCAAAAGAAGAAATTGCTTCTGGTATTAATCATAGGGTGATCCGATATGCTGATGTCTTGTTGATGTGGGCAGAAGCAGAAAATGAACTTGGTAATTCTAGTAAAGCAATTGATTTAATGAATCAGGTGCGAACAAGGGTGAGCATGCCTTTATATGGTTCTTCAGAGATGAATGCCAACTATCCGGTAAGTAACAAATCAGAAATCTTTAATGCTATTGTTCATGAACGTAAAGTAGAGTTAGCTGGAGAGCAGGTAAGGTATAACGATTTATTAAGATGGGGTTTAGCTGAGTCTTTCTTACAAGGGACAGG comes from the Flammeovirga agarivorans genome and includes:
- a CDS encoding RagB/SusD family nutrient uptake outer membrane protein, with the protein product MKKSYYIYSVVLMLVFGSGCSTDFLNISNPNELTEDTYFKNKSQLQSSVDASYVNLQSKGLYIRHLFFMNDNMGHEVELNPQHEPDKRQYYNFTFDANHEGIFTYWDNCFRGINKANFVISNQEKFENVSQDDIDRALGETHFMRAFYYHLLVTRFGGVPIYSELTSTPNPRATKEEVYQFILEDLALAAQLLPVQANTEGGRASSGAAWALKGKMHLYRQEWQEAKESFEKVTGYTLVDEYKDNFLEETEYNTESVFEVGFTREFGWSDQDTWWVEDASGMQFVSLRGQEYGWNDWFNSYPGDDLLDEYEANDPRYTANFYTDGELFNNDTEVVSLPDHRAAWKKYQNYYQRPKEEIASGINHRVIRYADVLLMWAEAENELGNSSKAIDLMNQVRTRVSMPLYGSSEMNANYPVSNKSEIFNAIVHERKVELAGEQVRYNDLLRWGLAESFLQGTGFVKGKSELLPIPQKEIDVNPEISAGDQNPGY